The Populus trichocarpa isolate Nisqually-1 chromosome 2, P.trichocarpa_v4.1, whole genome shotgun sequence genome has a window encoding:
- the LOC7463151 gene encoding F-box protein 7: MTSDFALQIPAELETALQLKTVQYLVTKRPWLDLYGVNVRPVAPYGSASRRVNVDPALIHRCLPDELLFEVFSRMAPYDLGRAACVCRKWRYTLRNPIFWRNACLKAWQLSGMVENYKILQSKYESSWRKMWLLRPRIRIDGLYVSRNTYIRAGVREWTVTNPVHLVCYYRYMRIFPSGRFLYKTSGQTVKEVVKCMSFRASKTDGVFSGRYTLTDDKVEATFMYPGLCPTMWRACLRLRGTTLGANNRMDLLSLSTSKVNSDGIIEPGEDILGPVELQESVISRISHQRGLAPFAFVPFEEVETSVLNLPVEKMDYYLPG, encoded by the exons ATTTTGCATTACAAATTCCTGCTGAGCTCGAGACAGCTCTGCAGTTGAAGACTGTGCAGTACTTGGTTACAAAGAGACCGTGGCTCG ATCTCTATGGGGTTAATGTTCGACCTGTTGCACCATACGGAAGTGCTAGCAGAAGGGTAAATGTTGATCCAGCGTTGATACACAGATGCTTGCCTGATGAGCTGCTCTTTGAG GTATTTTCACGAATGGCTCCATATGATTTGGGAAGGGCAGCTTGTGTTTGTCGAAAATGGAGATACACTCTTCGTAACCCCATATTCTGGCGCAATGCTTGCCTAAAGGCTTGGCAG CTGTCTGGAATGGTTGAGAACTATAAAATTTTGCAATCAAAGTATGAGAGCTCGTGGAGGAAAATGTGGCTTTTGAGGCCAAGGATCCGTATTGATG GTCTCTATGTCAGTAGGAATACCTATATTCGCGCAGGTGTGCGAGAGTGGACCGTCACCAATCCAGTTCACTTG GTTTGCTATTACCGTTACATGAGAATTTTTCCTTCTGGCAGGTTCCTTTACAAG aCTTCTGGTCAAACAGTAAAGGAAGTTGTGAAATGCATGAGTTTTCGTGCTTCTAAAACAGATGGTGTTTTCAGTGGCCGCTACACATTGACAGATGACAAG GTTGAAGCCACTTTCATGTACCCTGGCTTGTGTCCCACCATGTGGAGAGCCTGCTTGAG GTTGAGGGGGACAACTTTAGGGGCCAACAATAGGATGGATTTACTCTCACTTTCTACAAGTAAAGTGAACAGTGATGGGATAATTGAGCCGGGGGAGGACATTCTTGGACCAGTTGAGTTGCAAGAGAGTGTGATTTCACGGATATCACACCAGAGGGGTCTAGCTCCTTTCGCATTTGTTCCATTTGAAGAG GTGGAAACATCAGTTTTGAACCTGCCCGTGGAAAAGATGGATTATTATTTACCTGGCTAG
- the LOC7463152 gene encoding V-type proton ATPase 16 kDa proteolipid subunit yields MSSTFSGDETAPFFGFLGAAAALVFSCMGAAYGTAKSGVGVASMGVMRPELVMKSIVPVVMAGVLGIYGLIIAVIISTGINPKAKSYYLFDGYAHLSSGLSCGLAGLSAGMAIGIVGDAGVRANAQQPKLFVGMILILIFAEALALYGLIVGIILSSRAGQSRAE; encoded by the exons ATGTCTTCGACTTTCAGCGGCGATGAGACTGCTCCTTTCTTCGGCTTCCTCGGGGCCGCTGCTGCCCTCGTCTTCTCAT GCATGGGTGCTGCCTATGGGACAGCAAAGAGTGGCGTGGGTGTGGCTTCAATGGGAGTCATGAGACCCGAACTCGTTATGAAGTCAATTGTCCCAGTTGTCATGGCTGGAGTGTTGGGAATTTATGGGTTAATTATAGCTGTTATTATTAGTACTGGAATCAATCCAAAGGCTAAATCTTATTATCTTTTCGATGGATATGCACACTTGTCTTCTGGTCTTTCTTGTGGGCTTGCTGGTTTATCTGCTGGAATGGCTATTGGTATTGTTGGCGATGCTGGTGTCCG agCTAATGCACAGCAGCCGAAGCTGTTCGTGGGCATGATTCTCATTCTCATCTTTGCTGAAGCACTTGCTCTCTATGGTCTCATCGTGGGGATCATTCTATCATCCCGGGCTGGTCAGTCTCGTGCAGAATGA